From Amyelois transitella isolate CPQ chromosome 9, ilAmyTran1.1, whole genome shotgun sequence:
CGCCAAGTCTGACTTGACTTGACTTTGACATAGACATCAAGGTAGGAATCGGTATGgtataatgaatattttacgaTTGGTTATCGATTCAATCGTTAAGAAAGAAAATGACATATAAGCAATGCTGCcaacattaaacaaaaaatctatAGTCAGGTGACGAGCTCTTGTGACAGttcttgtaataataaaattcactaaaatttgtttaaaaatccGTAAAAATGGCCCTACACGCAGCTATCAAAGGAAAACTAATCAGTGTTATTGGTGATGAGGTACTCCTTCTTATTTTAAACGAAATTTTATGTTCTATGCTTGATATTTGCGTTGTACATTTGTTCTTGGTATATTTGATTGTTTAGCATGTATagcgaataaaaattatttatatatttccagGATACTTGCGTAGGATTCCTGTTGGGCGGTATTGgagaaatcaataaaaacaGACATCCTAACTTCATGGTTGTTGACAAGAGTGAGTACATCATTGTTTTATACAACCAACAATCGTCCATTAATATATTACTCTAAGCAAAACAAAACGCTTTCCACTATTGTATACGAACACCACACGATATTTACTTTATACTAAGTTGTGATCTACACCTTTTACTAAAttgtgaaaatgtttttatagacACACCCGTGAGTGAAATTGAGGAGTGTTTCAAGAGATTTGTGAAACGCGATGACATCGACATAATCCTGATCAACCAGAACGTCGCGGAGCTGATCAGACATGTGATTGACGCTCACTCGTCACCAGTGCCAGCTGTGCTTGAGATTCCATCGAAAGATCACCCATATGACGCCAGCAAAGATTCTATCTTGCGTCGTGCTAAggtgattaaaattataatttactttatttgaaTGGTCACTGTTAGAATAGGCTTCGAAGGAGGTACTTAATGAACGTTTTTGAGTCtaagttttttgaaaaatggCTTTTtagatttgtatatttttgatttacaaTAGCCAAGTCATGTTCACTTAGAAAATTGTTGTCTTAAGATTTAGAAGGACATAAACAAATTACctagataaattttaatgacaatATTTGTAGTCTTAAGTAATCTTCTGTTATTGTCGTAAGTATAATTCACTTTATTACACTTATATCACATCAATCAAAAATCAtgtcatacaaaaaaaaaatatatttatattattgttttttttttccaggGCATGTTCAACCCAGATGACTTGGTACGCTAAGTTAGTGATATTGCATGTTTTTGTGGCATATGAAGCCCGGCGCTCTGTAAATACGCCAAAAAAGGACAAACTAACTAACCACtaatttataatcacgtcttaaagTTTGCTCTCGTATTTGTCTATGATATGACTCTTGTCCCAGTAGCTATTAGgctcaaaattttaaaattattgtaacacATATTttgagacgtgattatagttaaaaattgATTGATGTAACTGTTTCAATACAATAAGTCTGTTTTCTGTGTGCAATTTAAACTAAAGCAGTTGATAATACATTCCAcagccaatttttttttcttaatttataatcTGTTATGTGCTAAGAACACAACATTTATCCTTCcttattaatgaaattgttttatgtCACAGAGTATTATTAATCTTGTATAGATTTGTTGATGTTAATGTTAaatagaatataaattattcatccaattaaattgttttattctttgtttttgcATTAGCATGATTTTTGTGAAGTTTTTCAGGaattgaagatttttttacttctATGAGAATACTAAACCTTGTACAGATTgtggttaattttttttttaagtttgtgaTGAAGTGTTGGTCCTTGATGCAAGCTGTTTGTCGTTTCGTTTCTGTCGTTTCGAGTTATGAAGGTAggcgtgtttttttttgtttaattttttattaccttcatgtttttcttattcttattttaatatattttcttttattttattttgcagtcTATGTTTGGAGCAGACAACTACAGTacctaacttatttatttttatcccaatgatatgtatattatg
This genomic window contains:
- the LOC106130260 gene encoding V-type proton ATPase subunit F; translation: MALHAAIKGKLISVIGDEDTCVGFLLGGIGEINKNRHPNFMVVDKNTPVSEIEECFKRFVKRDDIDIILINQNVAELIRHVIDAHSSPVPAVLEIPSKDHPYDASKDSILRRAKGMFNPDDLVR